Proteins encoded in a region of the Caldanaerobius fijiensis DSM 17918 genome:
- a CDS encoding homoserine dehydrogenase, with product MHIEIGLLGFGTVGTGVYKLLELRREKIKKRTGFDVSIKKILVRNPQKQRNVLFEKSLLTTNPEDILLDKNIDIIVEVMGGVHPAKEYIEKAIINGKDVVTANKELMAKHGLELLKLAESHGVSLKYEATVAGAIPIIRQIKQFTVTDDIYYIGGILNGTCNFILTQMSDNKWDYYTALKEAQRLGYAEADPSYDVLGYDSMFKLKILIREIFGAEMDVKDMEVEGIANISRDDVEEAERNGCKIKLYAWAKKEGDKITAGVGPKLFDANSIFSRVSGVENAVLVKGDGFGQQLFVGYGAGQMPTGDAVLSDILDVINDYRFIRKISVDKTEYKNSFTTVAL from the coding sequence ATGCATATAGAAATAGGATTGTTAGGGTTTGGAACAGTAGGTACGGGCGTGTATAAGCTGTTAGAATTAAGGCGAGAGAAAATAAAGAAAAGGACAGGTTTTGATGTATCAATAAAAAAAATATTGGTAAGGAATCCTCAAAAACAAAGGAATGTATTATTTGAAAAAAGTTTGTTGACAACGAACCCTGAGGATATTTTGCTGGATAAAAATATAGATATAATTGTTGAGGTGATGGGAGGGGTACACCCTGCCAAAGAGTACATTGAAAAGGCGATTATAAATGGCAAAGATGTAGTGACTGCCAACAAAGAACTGATGGCAAAACATGGACTGGAACTTTTGAAGCTAGCTGAGAGCCATGGGGTTTCTCTGAAATACGAAGCGACTGTTGCAGGTGCTATACCTATAATAAGGCAGATAAAACAGTTTACTGTGACCGACGATATTTATTATATAGGAGGAATATTAAATGGCACGTGTAATTTTATACTTACGCAAATGAGCGATAATAAGTGGGATTATTATACTGCATTAAAAGAGGCACAACGATTAGGATATGCAGAAGCTGATCCTTCTTATGATGTGCTTGGATACGATTCGATGTTTAAGTTAAAAATACTTATCAGAGAAATATTTGGTGCTGAAATGGATGTTAAAGATATGGAGGTGGAGGGAATAGCAAACATCTCCAGAGATGATGTGGAAGAAGCAGAAAGGAATGGCTGTAAAATAAAATTATATGCATGGGCTAAGAAAGAAGGCGACAAAATAACTGCTGGAGTTGGACCCAAACTCTTTGATGCTAACAGTATTTTTAGCAGGGTAAGCGGCGTTGAAAATGCGGTTTTAGTAAAAGGCGATGGCTTTGGACAACAGCTGTTTGTGGGGTATGGCGCTGGACAGATGCCTACAGGAGATGCGGTATTATCTGATATTTTGGATGTTATAAATGATTATAGATTTATCCGAAAAATATCTGTTGATAAAACAGAATACAAAAATAGTTTCACAACTGTTGCCTTGTAG
- a CDS encoding C-terminal binding protein: MDQLKVVVTDYEYADLRYEEEVLKKAGIKLIPAQCRTEDELISACKDADGLLNQYAQITRRVIEALVKCRVIGRYGVGVNTIDMEAATDKGICVVNVPDYCVDEVSDHALALLLACARKVVLLNNSVKNGRWDYKISKPINRSRGKVLGIVGFGRIPRALAQKAKAIGFSLLVYDPYITSTDAEAYGAKLVELEELMAKSDFVSVHAPLTKQTYHMIGEKELSLMKPSAFIINTARGPVIDEEALIKVLKEGRIAGAGLDVLEEEPTPRDNPLLTMDNVIITPHVAWYSEEAEVELRTKAAQGVVDVLLGYWPKYLVNKDVKDKIQLKVFY; encoded by the coding sequence ATGGATCAATTAAAGGTTGTGGTAACCGATTATGAATATGCTGATCTAAGATACGAGGAAGAGGTGTTAAAGAAGGCGGGTATCAAACTGATACCTGCACAATGTCGTACAGAAGATGAATTGATTTCAGCATGTAAAGACGCGGATGGACTGTTAAATCAGTATGCTCAAATTACGCGACGTGTTATTGAGGCATTAGTGAAATGTAGAGTAATTGGTCGCTATGGTGTTGGCGTAAACACTATTGATATGGAAGCTGCTACAGATAAAGGTATTTGTGTAGTTAACGTCCCTGATTATTGTGTGGACGAAGTTTCAGATCATGCTTTAGCTTTACTGCTAGCATGTGCTCGCAAGGTGGTTTTGTTAAACAACAGTGTAAAAAATGGCAGATGGGATTATAAAATAAGCAAGCCTATTAATCGGTCAAGAGGAAAAGTACTCGGCATTGTGGGATTTGGCCGTATTCCACGGGCATTAGCTCAGAAAGCGAAAGCTATTGGTTTTAGCCTATTGGTTTACGATCCTTACATTACTTCGACGGATGCAGAAGCTTACGGGGCTAAACTGGTTGAATTGGAAGAATTGATGGCAAAATCTGATTTTGTATCGGTACATGCTCCTTTAACTAAACAAACTTATCATATGATTGGAGAAAAAGAATTGAGTTTAATGAAGCCAAGTGCATTCATAATCAATACAGCAAGAGGACCTGTTATTGATGAGGAAGCTTTAATTAAAGTTTTAAAAGAAGGGCGAATAGCTGGAGCAGGTTTAGACGTGTTGGAAGAAGAACCTACTCCACGAGATAATCCTCTGTTGACTATGGATAATGTTATTATTACTCCTCATGTTGCGTGGTATTCTGAAGAAGCAGAAGTTGAGTTACGAACAAAAGCAGCGCAGGGAGTTGTTGACGTATTGCTTGGCTACTGGCCAAAATACTTAGTGAATAAAGATGTAAAAGATAAGATACAATTAAAAGTTTTTTATTGA
- a CDS encoding bifunctional 4-hydroxy-2-oxoglutarate aldolase/2-dehydro-3-deoxy-phosphogluconate aldolase → MNMMLPKIAESGLVAIIRGIDKNYLLSAVDALMEGGCNTVEITCDTPSAIEMIDTLKENFKNDLIIGAGTVLDRQTARLAILAGAQFILMPHLSVDVIEICNLYGKDVVPGVMTPTEITQALQLGCKMVKIFPASILGARYFTNILKPIAQIQMMAVGGINISNAADYLRAGAVALGVGKNLINKEILERGEYSEIIAKTREYLRIICEVKGNIAR, encoded by the coding sequence ATGAATATGATGTTACCAAAAATTGCTGAGAGTGGCCTTGTAGCTATAATTCGTGGGATTGATAAGAACTATTTATTATCAGCAGTAGATGCTTTAATGGAAGGAGGATGTAACACCGTAGAGATAACATGTGATACACCGTCTGCTATAGAAATGATCGATACATTAAAAGAAAATTTTAAAAACGACCTAATAATTGGAGCTGGAACAGTATTGGACCGACAAACAGCAAGACTAGCTATTTTAGCCGGTGCCCAATTTATTCTTATGCCTCATCTTTCTGTAGATGTTATAGAAATATGCAATCTTTATGGTAAAGATGTTGTTCCTGGAGTAATGACTCCCACTGAAATTACCCAGGCACTTCAATTAGGATGTAAGATGGTAAAAATATTTCCAGCTAGTATTCTTGGAGCAAGGTATTTTACTAATATTTTGAAACCAATTGCGCAAATACAAATGATGGCAGTAGGAGGTATAAATATTTCAAATGCTGCAGATTATTTGCGGGCTGGGGCTGTAGCTTTAGGTGTGGGTAAAAATCTTATCAATAAGGAGATATTAGAAAGAGGAGAGTACAGTGAGATTATCGCCAAAACGCGAGAATATTTGAGAATAATTTGTGAAGTAAAAGGAAATATTGCAAGATAA
- a CDS encoding sugar phosphate isomerase/epimerase family protein, with protein sequence MKLGIIGFPTEDSIKATSQLGLKYIEFCMNTKPEELYDRVDEIKSYLDKYGVNVSAIGRWGVDKYTADKKLIDEELQISYNLIDAASKLGCTVFNTGCNYVESLSYYENCTLAIEFLSKLIEYGKSRGVRIATYNCHWNNFIVNDMAWTLIHGYLKDLGIKYDPSHARYAGYDYLSEIQKWGHRFYHMHIKGSLIVDGKRVDDPPAGLDQTDWPSIFAILYAKGYDGVLSIEPHSSVWIGELGEKGIKYTINYIRKLMLE encoded by the coding sequence GTGAAGTTAGGTATAATAGGTTTTCCAACTGAAGATAGCATAAAAGCTACCAGTCAATTAGGGCTTAAGTACATAGAATTTTGCATGAATACCAAACCAGAAGAACTATATGATCGCGTAGACGAAATAAAGTCCTATCTTGATAAATATGGTGTAAACGTTTCTGCTATCGGGCGTTGGGGTGTTGATAAGTATACAGCTGATAAAAAGCTGATAGATGAGGAGCTTCAGATATCTTACAATCTTATAGATGCAGCCAGCAAATTAGGTTGTACTGTATTTAATACAGGGTGTAATTATGTAGAGTCTTTATCTTATTATGAAAATTGTACTTTGGCAATAGAGTTTTTATCAAAATTAATTGAATATGGTAAAAGCAGAGGAGTGCGAATAGCCACATATAATTGCCACTGGAATAATTTTATAGTAAACGATATGGCATGGACTCTCATACATGGCTATTTGAAAGATTTGGGAATAAAGTACGATCCTTCCCACGCTAGATATGCTGGTTATGATTATTTGAGTGAAATACAGAAGTGGGGACATAGATTTTATCATATGCATATTAAGGGGTCTTTGATTGTCGATGGCAAACGTGTTGATGATCCCCCAGCAGGTCTAGACCAGACGGATTGGCCAAGTATTTTCGCAATATTGTATGCTAAGGGTTATGATGGCGTTTTAAGTATAGAGCCCCATTCCAGTGTATGGATAGGTGAGTTAGGAGAAAAAGGGATTAAGTATACGATAAATTATATAAGAAAATTAATGCTGGAATAA
- a CDS encoding Na/Pi cotransporter family protein: protein MNILTFLNIFAGLSLFLYGLKVIRVGIQKFASEGLKRLIEKLTQNPIVGIIIGSFITVLIQSSSTTVTMVVGFVNAGVMTLRQAIGVIMGANIGTTITAQLVAFKLTYITPFLLIIGISMNFFAKRKIYRQINEVLIGFGFLFLGMQIMTTAFMAFKGNPSFNILIAQLSEHPLYGILLGIAMTTLIQNSSATIGLLQAMAIQHLITLDIALPILIGDNIGTTFSVFVASAQTNSNARRAALYHFIFNFIGAVIFVGLLSPFSAIIVRTSTDVARQIANAHTFFNVLNTLIQLPFINLLIALVTKLIPSKNAETEKGFKYIDERIIATPIIALSQVEKEILRMARLSAETLKMAFKAYFEQKLDYVPIVKENEEYVDKLDRNIAKFLSKVSSNVIAPEQVSNITSYFNYLNEFERICDHAEKIADLADYINLNKISFSQKALKDLSDLKLITMNLLEELIKALEKKDSTLVEKILDKCQEAKNIQNTIRSNHIKRLSIGDCLPETSMIFLDVVSHMARIQDHIQRIAEVFIGK from the coding sequence ATGAACATATTAACATTCCTTAATATTTTTGCCGGATTAAGCTTATTTTTATATGGTTTAAAAGTTATAAGGGTAGGAATACAAAAGTTTGCCAGTGAAGGGCTAAAAAGATTAATAGAAAAACTTACTCAAAATCCCATTGTTGGTATCATCATCGGTAGTTTCATTACAGTATTGATTCAAAGCAGCAGTACTACAGTAACCATGGTAGTAGGATTTGTAAATGCAGGTGTTATGACCTTAAGACAGGCTATTGGGGTCATTATGGGCGCTAATATAGGTACGACTATAACAGCTCAACTGGTAGCTTTTAAGCTCACATATATTACACCTTTTTTGCTGATTATCGGCATATCGATGAATTTTTTTGCTAAGCGCAAAATATATAGGCAAATAAACGAGGTACTTATAGGCTTTGGTTTTTTGTTCCTGGGTATGCAGATTATGACTACAGCATTCATGGCGTTTAAAGGCAATCCTTCTTTTAACATACTTATAGCGCAGTTATCGGAACATCCTCTATACGGAATTCTATTGGGTATTGCTATGACAACTTTGATACAAAATAGCAGTGCTACAATAGGGTTGTTACAGGCAATGGCTATACAACACTTGATTACCCTTGACATCGCTTTACCTATATTGATAGGTGATAACATCGGAACAACTTTTTCTGTATTTGTGGCCAGCGCACAAACCAACAGCAATGCTAGGAGAGCAGCACTTTATCACTTTATATTTAACTTTATTGGGGCAGTTATATTCGTCGGATTGTTATCTCCTTTTTCTGCAATAATTGTCAGAACCTCTACCGATGTGGCAAGGCAGATAGCAAATGCTCATACATTTTTTAATGTATTAAATACATTGATACAATTGCCTTTTATAAATCTCCTCATTGCATTGGTAACCAAATTGATACCATCTAAAAATGCAGAAACTGAGAAAGGATTTAAATACATAGATGAGCGTATTATCGCAACACCTATTATAGCCCTCAGCCAGGTCGAAAAAGAAATACTGAGAATGGCCAGGCTCTCAGCCGAGACTCTAAAAATGGCTTTTAAGGCATATTTTGAGCAAAAGCTGGATTATGTCCCAATAGTAAAAGAGAATGAAGAATATGTAGACAAGCTAGACAGAAATATAGCCAAATTTTTATCAAAGGTATCTTCAAATGTGATCGCTCCAGAACAGGTTTCAAATATTACTTCCTATTTTAATTACTTAAACGAATTTGAAAGAATATGTGATCACGCTGAAAAAATAGCTGATTTAGCAGATTATATAAACTTAAATAAAATCTCTTTTTCACAAAAGGCCTTAAAGGATTTAAGCGATTTAAAATTGATAACAATGAATTTATTAGAAGAGCTCATAAAAGCCCTTGAAAAAAAAGATAGCACCTTAGTGGAAAAAATATTAGATAAATGCCAGGAAGCTAAAAATATCCAAAACACTATAAGATCAAACCACATCAAGAGATTGAGCATTGGTGATTGCTTGCCCGAAACCAGCATGATATTTTTGGATGTTGTAAGCCACATGGCAAGGATTCAGGATCACATTCAAAGAATAGCAGAAGTATTTATCGGAAAGTAA
- a CDS encoding uroporphyrinogen decarboxylase family protein: protein MKLPLENPNPDIDRFIRVIKGEEIPKKPPFVELFLDGEVYREIAVNFLDREWVEPRDRRSLKAYWDNIVYVQYKMGYDYVRVSGGLDFPGKSRIGEDTAGELSRGKRGWVEEGVGVISSWEDYEKYPWPDPQKADLSAYEHVANNLPEGMGIFVCPSSGFLEIPLDTLFGYENLAFLLYDNPELVKAVFDRVGNILYRFYEQLIGLPHLVGFFQGDDMGFKTSTMISPNDLRKYSLPWHKKLANLAHENGLIYMLHSCGNIDSIMEDLIYDVKIDAKHSFEDEATPVIEFKQKYGDKIGVLGGIDMDKLCRLEENDLRAYVRNVLDRCMPGGRYALGSGNTVANYVPLKNYFIMLDEGLKWGN, encoded by the coding sequence GTGAAATTACCTTTAGAGAATCCAAATCCTGATATAGATCGATTTATTAGAGTGATTAAAGGTGAGGAGATACCTAAAAAGCCGCCGTTTGTCGAGCTCTTTCTTGATGGTGAGGTCTATAGAGAGATAGCGGTGAATTTTCTGGACAGAGAATGGGTAGAACCAAGGGATAGAAGATCCTTAAAAGCGTATTGGGATAACATTGTGTATGTACAGTATAAAATGGGATATGATTACGTTCGCGTATCAGGGGGATTAGATTTTCCAGGAAAAAGTCGCATAGGAGAAGATACAGCAGGAGAATTGTCCAGAGGTAAAAGAGGTTGGGTTGAAGAAGGAGTGGGGGTTATTTCTTCGTGGGAGGACTATGAAAAATATCCATGGCCTGACCCACAAAAAGCAGACCTTTCAGCGTATGAGCATGTAGCGAATAATTTACCTGAAGGTATGGGTATTTTTGTTTGTCCCTCTAGCGGTTTTTTAGAAATACCATTAGACACGCTGTTTGGTTATGAGAATTTGGCATTTTTGCTTTATGATAATCCTGAGCTGGTAAAGGCTGTTTTTGATAGAGTAGGGAACATTTTATACAGATTTTATGAACAATTAATTGGGCTTCCTCACTTAGTAGGTTTTTTCCAGGGCGATGATATGGGCTTCAAAACATCGACAATGATATCTCCCAATGATTTGAGAAAGTATTCATTGCCATGGCATAAGAAACTGGCTAACTTAGCACATGAAAATGGACTTATATATATGCTTCATTCTTGTGGTAATATTGACAGTATAATGGAGGACTTGATATACGATGTAAAAATAGACGCGAAGCACTCGTTTGAAGATGAGGCTACACCTGTGATAGAATTTAAGCAAAAGTATGGAGATAAAATTGGCGTTTTAGGTGGCATTGACATGGATAAACTGTGCCGCTTAGAAGAGAATGATTTAAGGGCGTACGTGAGAAATGTACTGGACAGGTGCATGCCAGGAGGGAGATATGCATTGGGGTCCGGGAACACCGTTGCCAATTATGTGCCGCTGAAAAACTATTTTATTATGTTAGATGAGGGTTTAAAGTGGGGAAATTAG
- a CDS encoding sugar kinase: MLDVVTLGETMVLMNPESSGPLRYISTFTKQIGGAESNFAIGIVRLGHKAGWISKLGNDEFGKYILSFIRGEGVDTSCVKFDPEAPTGVYFKERREYGETKVYYYRRGSAASRLTPGDLDPVYIGSSKYLHITGITPALSESCYLTVKEAIKIAKSSGVKISLDPNIRLKLWSKERAREVIMELVAQADIVLPGISEGEILVGEKQPEKIAAKFLELGVNIVVVKLGKDGAYYATTSESKYVPGYPIDKVVDPIGAGDGFAAGFIAGLLKSYSLEQAVKLANAVGAIVTTVIGDVEGLPTMEEVEIFMGKREEVSR; the protein is encoded by the coding sequence ATGCTGGATGTTGTTACACTAGGTGAAACGATGGTACTTATGAATCCGGAGAGTTCTGGACCGCTTAGATATATTAGTACTTTTACCAAACAGATCGGTGGTGCAGAATCAAATTTTGCGATTGGAATTGTGCGATTGGGCCATAAAGCAGGTTGGATCAGTAAATTAGGGAATGATGAATTTGGAAAATACATACTTTCTTTTATCAGAGGAGAGGGAGTTGACACTTCATGTGTTAAATTTGATCCAGAAGCTCCCACTGGGGTATACTTTAAAGAGCGAAGAGAGTATGGAGAAACCAAAGTTTACTATTATCGTCGGGGTTCAGCGGCTAGTAGGCTTACACCTGGTGATCTTGATCCAGTCTATATAGGCTCTTCAAAGTACTTACATATTACGGGTATTACACCGGCTCTTAGCGAGTCTTGCTACTTAACAGTAAAAGAAGCAATAAAAATTGCAAAAAGTAGTGGCGTAAAGATATCATTGGACCCTAACATTCGTTTGAAGTTATGGAGTAAGGAACGAGCTCGAGAAGTAATTATGGAATTGGTCGCACAAGCAGATATTGTTCTACCTGGCATAAGCGAAGGAGAGATATTAGTTGGAGAAAAGCAACCAGAAAAGATAGCTGCCAAATTTCTAGAATTAGGAGTAAATATTGTTGTGGTCAAGTTAGGCAAAGATGGTGCTTATTATGCTACCACAAGCGAAAGCAAATATGTACCTGGATATCCTATTGATAAAGTAGTTGATCCAATAGGAGCAGGAGATGGATTTGCTGCTGGTTTTATAGCTGGCCTACTTAAAAGCTATAGTTTAGAGCAAGCAGTAAAGTTGGCCAATGCAGTAGGGGCAATTGTAACGACTGTCATTGGAGATGTAGAAGGTTTGCCAACAATGGAAGAGGTTGAGATATTCATGGGGAAAAGAGAGGAGGTTAGCCGGTGA
- a CDS encoding S-ribosylhomocysteine lyase produces MNIKVESFQLDHRMVKAPYVRKAGQLTGPKGDIITKYDIRLIQPNTDAIPTGGMHTLEHLFATYFRDYMDGIIDISPMGCRTGFYLIKFGDTPVEEVKGVLKKVLKKVLETKEEDVPATNEIQCGNYRDHSLFTAREYAKYVLDKLE; encoded by the coding sequence ATGAATATAAAGGTGGAGAGTTTTCAACTGGATCATAGAATGGTTAAAGCGCCATATGTAAGAAAGGCTGGACAGCTTACGGGACCTAAAGGTGATATAATAACGAAGTACGATATAAGGCTCATACAGCCTAATACCGATGCTATACCGACCGGTGGAATGCATACCCTGGAACATTTATTTGCTACGTATTTTAGGGATTATATGGATGGTATCATAGATATCTCACCTATGGGTTGCAGAACGGGATTTTACTTGATTAAATTCGGCGATACGCCTGTAGAAGAGGTAAAGGGTGTTTTAAAGAAGGTTTTGAAAAAGGTCCTTGAAACAAAAGAGGAAGATGTACCGGCTACCAATGAGATACAATGCGGCAATTATCGTGATCATTCTCTATTTACAGCCAGGGAATACGCAAAGTATGTACTCGATAAGTTGGAGTAA
- a CDS encoding IclR family transcriptional regulator, translating into MKGSKIKNIQSLDRAIQILEVLGNNPSGMGVSELSRVVNLPKSTVHRILDTLLQKGYVEKNSEKEKYKLGLKIVELSNKILANMELRSEARPYLEELMNYVNEVVHLCVLRDGEMVYIDKVECPNPIRMYSQIGRRIPVHCTAVGKATLAFLPKDEVIRILEMKGMPRKTQNTITDLQQLLNHLEEVRRLGYAVDDIEHEEGIRCVAAPIFDGTGQVVAAISVAGPDFRITIERIPELADKVREVAQKISQRLGYFA; encoded by the coding sequence ATGAAAGGGTCTAAAATAAAGAATATCCAATCACTGGACAGAGCAATACAGATACTCGAGGTTCTGGGTAATAATCCGAGTGGTATGGGCGTTAGCGAACTATCACGTGTAGTAAATCTTCCTAAAAGCACTGTTCACCGTATTCTTGATACATTGTTACAGAAAGGCTATGTTGAAAAAAATAGTGAAAAAGAAAAGTATAAATTGGGCTTAAAAATAGTAGAATTAAGTAATAAAATCTTGGCCAATATGGAATTAAGAAGTGAAGCACGCCCTTACCTAGAAGAACTGATGAATTATGTAAATGAGGTTGTGCATCTTTGTGTATTACGAGATGGAGAAATGGTTTATATTGATAAGGTAGAATGTCCTAATCCTATCCGTATGTATTCACAAATTGGAAGACGTATACCTGTACATTGTACAGCAGTTGGGAAAGCTACTTTAGCATTTTTACCTAAAGATGAGGTTATTAGAATATTAGAAATGAAGGGTATGCCTCGAAAAACTCAGAATACTATTACGGACTTGCAACAATTGCTCAATCATTTAGAAGAGGTTAGACGGTTGGGTTATGCTGTAGATGATATAGAGCATGAAGAAGGAATTCGTTGTGTTGCTGCGCCTATTTTTGACGGCACAGGGCAAGTTGTAGCTGCTATAAGTGTTGCAGGGCCAGATTTTCGCATAACAATAGAGAGAATACCAGAATTAGCAGATAAAGTTAGAGAAGTAGCACAAAAAATTTCTCAGAGGTTAGGTTATTTTGCGTAA
- a CDS encoding bifunctional 4-hydroxy-2-oxoglutarate aldolase/2-dehydro-3-deoxy-phosphogluconate aldolase, which translates to MNGLEKIKNSGIVAIIRGAKSDTILKIIQALREGGIDNIEITVEVPGAIEIIKEVNAQLRNEIYLGAGTVLDGETARLAILAGAQFIVSPSMHPDVITVSKRYGKIVIPGAMTPTEIVRAYELGADMVKVFPADVLGPQYIKEIRGPLSHIPIMVTGGIDLHNAADFIKAGATVIGIGGSLISQKISQDEESFKMITEKARNFVEEVKRARLER; encoded by the coding sequence ATGAATGGTTTAGAGAAAATTAAGAATAGTGGGATAGTTGCGATTATTCGTGGTGCTAAGAGCGATACTATTTTAAAGATAATTCAAGCTTTAAGAGAAGGTGGAATAGATAATATTGAAATTACTGTTGAGGTCCCAGGAGCAATAGAGATTATAAAGGAAGTCAATGCTCAACTGAGAAATGAAATTTATTTAGGAGCAGGAACTGTTTTAGATGGAGAAACTGCTAGATTAGCTATTTTAGCTGGAGCCCAATTTATTGTATCTCCAAGCATGCACCCTGATGTAATTACAGTGAGTAAGCGTTATGGGAAAATTGTTATTCCTGGGGCGATGACACCAACTGAGATTGTTAGGGCTTATGAATTAGGAGCAGATATGGTAAAAGTTTTTCCAGCGGACGTTTTAGGACCTCAGTATATAAAAGAGATACGGGGACCTTTAAGTCATATACCTATAATGGTTACTGGAGGTATAGATTTGCACAATGCGGCAGATTTTATTAAGGCTGGTGCTACAGTGATTGGAATTGGTGGTTCTCTAATATCTCAAAAAATTTCACAAGACGAAGAAAGTTTTAAAATGATAACCGAGAAGGCACGCAATTTTGTCGAAGAAGTCAAAAGAGCTCGATTGGAAAGATAA